The Henckelia pumila isolate YLH828 chromosome 2, ASM3356847v2, whole genome shotgun sequence genome includes a window with the following:
- the LOC140883357 gene encoding uncharacterized protein, with the protein MASRLLRVIVFIFDLIAFGLAVAAEQRRSTGVVKEDSEDNYKFCVYDSDIATGFGVGAFLFVLISQVIMMIASRCFCFGKSLNPGGSRACACILFIIVWVTFFIAESCLLAGSVRNAYHYKYTVKFFDNPPTCETVRRGVFAAGAVFVLLFCLASEFYYVNYSKSRKSYTPYGGGEAGVGMATYK; encoded by the exons ATGGCTTCCAGATTGTTGAGGGTTATCGTATTTATTTTCGATTTAATTGCTTTTGGCTTGGCGGTTGCTGCTGAACAGAGGAGGAGTACT GGAGTGGTAAAGGAAGATAGTGAAGATAACTATAAGTTCTGTGTTTATGATTCCGATATTGCAACTGGATTTGGTGTCGGTGCGTTTCTGTTTGTCCTAATCAGCCAGGTAATTATGATGATCGCAAGCCGATGCTTCTGCTTTGGGAAGTCTTTAAATCCTGGAGGTTCAAGAGCTTGTGCATGCATTCTTTTCATCATTGTCTG GGTGACATTTTTCATCGCGGAGTCGTGCTTGCTGGCGGGTTCAGTGAGAAATGCTTATCATTACAAATACACTGTAAAATTTTTCGATAACCCTCCCACTTGTGAGACTGTGAGAAGGGGAGTATTCGCAGCAGGTGCGGTTTTTGTTCTGTTGTTTTGCCTAGCATCGGAGTTTTATTATGTCAATTACTCCAAGTCTAGGAAAAGCTACACGCCTTATGGTGGTGGAGAAGCCGGTGTTGGTATGGCAACATACAAGTGA
- the LOC140882534 gene encoding ribosome biogenesis protein BRX1 homolog 1-like, translating into MGKKRKHSETEAAAIANNDEIAEERPKRTLLGFKDSNRDIKENDIAPAGFRNKEKVLVTCSRRISFRYRHLMLNMVDLLPHCKKDNKVESKNSKGTALNELVELKNCSSCLFFECRKGRDLYLWMAKCPNGPSVKFLVNAVHTKEELKLTGNHLKGSRPILTFSSNFDQKPHWKLLKEMIMQIFGIPKDHRKSKPYHDHIFMFSIADDHIWFRNYQISCPHIGTQKVDRKDLEKMTLVEVGPRFCLKPIKIFGGSFGGPTLYENPFYVSPNQIRSLAKRQKAGKYVKKVKAKTRRKMHELENPLEVDEFADMWKQ; encoded by the exons ATGGGGAAGAAGCGAAAGCACAGTGAAACGGAGGCTGCCGCCATTGCAAACAACGATGAAATTGCAGAAGAAAGGCCTAAACGGACTCTTCTTGGCTTTAAAGACAGTAATAGGGATATCAAAGAAAACGATATTGCTCCTGCTGGTTTCAGGAATAAGGAGAAAGTATTGGTCACTTGTTCGCGCCGCATCAGTTTCAG GTATCGGCATTTGATGTTGAATATGGTGGATCTTTTACCTCATTGTAAGAAAGATAACAAGGTCGAATCGAAGAATAGCAAAGGCACGGCTTTGAATGAGCTGGTCGAGCTGAAGAATTGCTCTTCTTGTTTGTTTTTTGAG TGTAGGAAAGGTAGAGATCTCTATTTATGGATGGCCAAGTGCCCCAATGGCCCGTCTGTCAAGTTTTTAGTTAATGCAG TGCACACGAAGGAAGAACTGAAACTTACTGGAAATCATCTCAAGGGTTCTCGCCCCATCCTGACCTTTTCGTCGAATTTCGATCAAAAGCCTCACTGGAAGCTGTTAAAGGAGATGATTATGCAG ATATTTGGCATCCCAAAGGACCACCGAAAATCTAAACCTTACCACGATCACATCTTTATGTTCTCGATTGCTGATGATCATATATGGTTCCGAAATTATCAG ATATCATGCCCTCATATTGGAACACAAAAAGTTGATCGCAAGGATTTGGAGAAGATGACTTTAGTCGAG GTTGGCCCAAGATTTTGTTTGAAGCCAATTAAGATATTTGGTGGCAGCTTTGGGGGTCCAACCCTTTATGAAAATCCATTTTATGTTTCGCCAAATCAG ATTCGCTCATTGGCGAAGAGGCAGAAGGCCGGTAAGTATGTGAAGAAAGTTAAAGCCAAAACCCGGAGGAAGATGCACGAGCTGGAGAATCCATTGGAGGTTGACGAGTTTGCTGATATGTGGAAGCAGTGA
- the LOC140882409 gene encoding choline transporter protein 1 — translation MRGPLGPVIGGYPSSDGNAVNGNGKNDIIKHNRKCRDVVFLFMFIGFWVAMIVNSSFGFNLGNPLRLNYGLDYKGNVCGDKHGNLDLRELELRYWLNSNQVYQSGLKDTKFQLSNARSICLMDCPIPSEDSLNWVCDYPEGDIHLSVDDWIDRNYDYFADLTPELRNTSLQLQGPCYPVIFPSVNVYWTCQFIARASNISLKHWEEMGGVKVIEDIAIDKAIHRSVNSRSSVLKRYVADIGKSWPVLLVCGGFLPLFLSILWLLMIRHFVAGMPWITVILFNILTISVTMFNYLKAGWIGNDAVSPIIGEHDPYYNVSAREVNHLHVAAVFMTVVMIVAFLSSIAIVRRILMATSVLKVAAKVIGEVQALIIFPVIPYAILAVFYMFWLSAALHLFSSGSIVQNDCDANCCAYDLKAKRLSCNSCCGYSIQYTSHIAAAILFHLFGGFWATQFFIACSSTVIAGSVASYYWVGGETSPEIPFLPVFSSMKRLARYSLGSIALGSLILSFFESVRFMLEALRRRLKLINSTPRSWFGKVVFHSSQCCLRCIGWIIKSVNRNAYIMIAITGKGFFKASEIATGLIMSNILRIGKVNVIGDVILFLGKLCVSLMSALFAFLMLDMHKYKSSHNKISSPLFPVLVCWGLGYIVATLFFGVVEMSIDTIILSFCQDSDEHQGTAQYAPPLLIETLNDQNEVQRLMQ, via the exons ATGAGAGGGCCATTGGGGCCGGTTATAGGAGGATACCCCTCAAGTGATGGGAATGCAGTAAATGGGAATGGAAAGAATGATATAATCAAACACAACAGGAAATGCAGAGATGTGGTTTTTCTTTTTATGTTCATTGGATTTTGGGTAGCAATGATTGTGAACTCCAGCTTTGGTTTCAATCTAGGAAACCCATTGAG GTTAAATTATGGGCTGGATTATAAAGGAAATGTGTGTGGCGACAAACATGGTAATCTTGATCTCCGAGAACTGGAACTCCGGTATTGGTTGAACTCCAACCAAGTTTACCAAAGTGGTTTAAAGGATACCAAATTCCAGCTCTCAAATGCTCGGAGTATTTGCCTAATGGATTGTCCTATCCCATCTGAAGATTCACTAAATTGGGTCTGTGACTATCCAGAAGGAGATATTCATCTCTCAGTTGATGATTGGATCGACAGAAATTATGATTATTTTGCAGATCTTACTCCAGAACTAAGGAACACTTCTCTTCAGCTCCAGGGTCCATGCTATCCAGTTATATTTCCAAGTGTCAACG TGTATTGGACCTGCCAGTTCATTGCTCGTGCATCAAATATTTCTTTGAAGCATTGGGAGGAGATGGGTGGAGTGAAAGTCATAGAAGACATTGCAATTGATAAAGCTATTCACAGATCAGTCAACTCACGGTCATCAGTACTAAAG AGATATGTAGCTGATATTGGAAAATCATGGCCTGTGTTACTTGTTTGTGGAGGATTTTTGCCGCTATTTCTATCAATCCTATGGCTTTTGATGATCCGTCATTTTGTTGCTGGAATGCCGTGGATTACCGTCATTCTTTTCAACATCCTTACTATATCTGTGACAATGTTTAATTACTTGAAAG CTGGATGGATTGGAAATGATGCTGTCTCCCCCATCATCGGAGAGCACGACCCGTATTACAATGTATCTGCAAGG GAAGTCAATCATCTCCATGTTGCCGCTGTTTTCATGACCGTTGTGATGATTGTTGCTTTCTTATCTTCTATTGCTATAGTACGTCGCATCCTCATGGCAACATCTGTCCTCAAG GTTGCTGCAAAGGTCATCGGAGAAGTCCAGGCACTGATAATTTTTCCGGTTATACCGTATGCCATTTTAGCAGTTTTTTACATGTTTTGGCTGTCGGCTGCCCTCCATCTTTTTAGTTCGGGAAGTATTGTTCAAAATGACTGTGATGCCAATTGCTGTGCTTATGATCTCAAAGCAAAAAGATTGAGCTGTAACAGTTGCTGTGGATATAGTATCCAATATACTTCTCATATTGCTGCAGCTATACTTTTCCATCTATTCGGCGGTTTCTGGGCTACCCAATTTTTCATAGCATGTTCTTCAACAGTTATTGCGGGATCTGTGGCTTCTTATTATTGGGTCGGTGGAGAAACTTCG CCAGAGATACCCTTTCTCCCTGTTTTCTCTTCAATGAAGCGACTTGCACGATACAGCCTTGGATCTATTGCTCTCGGTTCTCTAATCTTGTCATTCTTTGAATCCGTCCGCTTTATGCTTGAAGCACTCCGTCGCAGACTTAAACTTATCAATTCTACACCAAGAAGCTGGTTTGGGAAGGTTGTATTTCACTCTTCTCAGTGTTGCCTAAGGTGTATTGGATGGATCATCAAATCTGTAAACAGGAATGCTTACATCATG ATTGCAATAACGGGAAAAGGGTTCTTTAAAGCTTCTGAAATTGCGACAGGCTTAATAATGAGTAACATCCTGCGAATCGGAAAGGTGAATGTCATTGGTGACGTGATTCTCTTCCTTGGGAAGTTATGTGTTAGCCTTATGAGTGCGCTTTTTGCGTTTCTGATGCTGGACATGCACAAATATAAATCATCACACAACAAGATATCGTCTCCGTTGTTTCCTGTACTG GTATGCTGGGGTCTTGGCTATATCGTTGCCACTCTCTTCTTCGGGGTCGTAGAGATGTCGATTGATACAATCATTCTCTCTTTCTGTCAAGATTCAGATGAACACCAAGGAACTGCTCAGTACGCTCCCCCGTTGCTGATCGAAACTCTGAATGATCAGAATGAAGTGCAGAGATTGATGCAATGA